One region of Apteryx mantelli isolate bAptMan1 unplaced genomic scaffold, bAptMan1.hap1 HAP1_SCAFFOLD_53, whole genome shotgun sequence genomic DNA includes:
- the LOC136996606 gene encoding perilipin-3-like codes for MKECIYLGQDKLEDKLSNLQEPDDKLVSPSITGAKDAAIRVAVLEAAREVVRRVLESARSVVTSQGMAVDCEAGKITDRSVEAVPGKSDHHFPITDEELADLVVSVEGTEGAAVQQQSDHQGYFIHLSSLPTHLHQKAYQCFLAKVRKIKMVTQETFSKLQEVIELIDCDKQGIDQKLQNGQEKLHQMWLTWNKKQPKESEDATSLELKWLEVQILAVSHGITQQLQHTLQTLLANSQGFPSSIQDKMQQVQQELQETHNSLQAAASFQDLSRNILTQKHHLMNTAQECMDELLEYVEHNRPLAWLVGPFTPFSRASVGSQKGTKEKEAAEEERESKAGQEEVARIGIGYTLCL; via the exons ATGAAGGAATGTATTTACCTGGGACAGGACAAATTGGAAGACAAGTTGTCAAACCTGCAAGAACCAGATGACAAG CTGGTGTCACCCAGCATCACTGGTGCCAAAGATGCTGCTATCAGAGTGGCGGtgttggaggcagccagggaagttgTTCGGAGAGTCCTGGAGTCTGCTAGGTCCGTGGTGACCAGCCAGGGCATGGCAGTGGATTGCGAAGCAGGCAAGATCACTGACAGAAGTGtggaagctgtgccaggaaaatcgGATCACCATTTCCCCATCACAGATGAGGAACTAG ctgacctTGTGGTCTCTGTGGAGGGGACTGAAGGGGCAGCTGTCCAGCAGCAGTCAGACCATCAGGGTTATTTCATACATCTGAGTTCCTTGCCCACTCATCTGCATCAAAAAGCCTACCAGTGCTTCTTAGCCAAAGTAAGGAAGATCAAGATGGTCACGCAGGAGACTTTCTCAAAGTTGCAGGAGGTCATTGAGCTG ATTGATTGTGACAAGCAGGGTATTGAtcagaagcttcaaaatgggcaggagaagctgcaccaGATGTGGCTGACCTGGAACAAGAAGCAGCCAAAAGAGAGTGAGGACGCAACTTCCTTGGAGCTGAAG TGGCTGGAGGTCCAGATTCTGGCCGTGTCTCATGGCATCACCCAGCAACTGCAGCACACTCTGCAGACTCTACTGGCCAACAGCCAAGGCTTCCCATCCAGCATCCAGGACAAGatgcagcaggtacagcaggaattacaggagacccacaactccttgcaggctgctgcttctttccaagacCTGTCCAGGAACATCCTGACCCAGAAACACCATTTAATGAACACAGCCCAGGAGTGCATGGATGAACTGCTGGAGTATGTGGAACATAATAGACCTCTTGCCTGGCTGGTGGGACCTTTCACACCATTTTCTAGAGCCTCTGTAGGAtcacaaaaagggacaaaagagaaggaag cagcagaggaggagagggaaagtaaagcagGACAGGAAGAGGTAGCCAGAATTGGCATTGGCTATACCTTGTGCTTGTAG